The Neoarius graeffei isolate fNeoGra1 chromosome 10, fNeoGra1.pri, whole genome shotgun sequence genome has a segment encoding these proteins:
- the gls2a gene encoding glutaminase kidney isoform, mitochondrial encodes MLCLKHLGPISAGTSVIRQARKLASGNGPLFRSRLIGLIRTSAALTQHPCHQHMVLDTETESKGAGSHLEDLLFYTITQGEEKISVGRFISELESTGLLTSDPRMRDCMQQLHHAVRESAGTAMMNQELFRKCAGSNIILLTQAFQKKFIIPDFMTFASNINQLYYNAQTKQGGQVANYIPQLAKFSPDLWGVSLCTVDGQRHSVGDTREPLCMQSCIMPLEYALAVHELRTEHVHRYVGTEPSGVTFNKLSLNEDEKPHNPMVNAGAIVISSLLKPGFKKAEKFDYMMDYMKRMAGGEYVGFSNATFQSEKETGDRNFAISYYLKEKKCFPNSSDMISALDFYFQLCSIEVTCESGSVMAATLANGGICPITGERVLSAEAVRNTLCLMYSCGMNDFSGQFAFHVGLPAKSGVSGAILLVVPNIMGVMCWSPPIDRVGNSVRGVHFCQELVSLFNFHNYDNLRHFAKKLDPRRQSGHQRNKAVIELMFAAYSGDVSALRRFALSAVDMELRDYDSRSALHLAAVEGHLEAVKFLTGTCRVNPHVKDRWGNTPLDDAIQFGQDTVVEVLKEYQRIYSHTLVPEEISTDAHGEAELDANDLSKMDTLEGFV; translated from the exons ATGCTCTGTCTAAAGCATTTAGGACCAATTAGCGCTGGTACTTCGGTTATTAGACAAGCCAGGAAATTGGCAAGCGGAAATGGACCTTTGTTCCGAAGTCGCCTGATTGGGCTGATACGCACGAGTGCAGCACTCACACAACATCCATGTCATCAGCACATGGTCctggacacagagacagagag TAAGGGTGCAGGGTCTCACCTGGAGGACCTCCTGTTTTACACGATTACTCAAGGAGAGGAGAAAATCTCAGTGGGTCGCTTCATCAGT GAACTGGAGAGCACAGGATTATTGACTTCTGACCCTCGAATGAGGGACTGCATGCAGCAGCTCCATCATGCAGTTCGTGAGTCTGCTGGCACAGCAATGATGAACCAAGAGCTCTTCAGGaa ATGTGCTGGTAGTAATATTATTTTGCTCACTCAAGCCTTCCAGAAGAAGTTCATCATCCCAGATTTCATGACATTTGCATCCAATATTAACCAACTGTACTATAATGCACAAACTAAGCAAGGAGGCCAA gtAGCCAACTACATTCCTCAACTTGCTAAATTTAGCCCTGATCtttggggtgtgtctctgtgcACTGTTGATGGTCAGAG gcaTTCTGTTGGAGACACAAGGGAACCATTATGTATGCAGTCGTGCATAATGCCTCTTGAGTATGCTCTGGCTGTCCATGAACTTAGGACGGAGCATGTGCATAGATATGTGGGAACAGAGCCCAGTGGCGTCACATTTAACAAATTAAGTCTAAATGAGGATG AAAAGCCTCATAACCCAATGGTTAATGCAGGGGCCATAGTGATCAGTTCTCTTCTAAAG cCTGGGTTCAAGAAGGCTGAGAAATTTGATTAT ATGATGGACTATATGAAGCGAATGGCAGGTGGCGAGTATGTGGGTTTCAGTAATGCCAC GTTTCAGTCAGAAAAAGAGACAGGCGATAGAAACTTTGCAATCAGTTATTATCTGAAGGAGAAAAAA TGTTTCCCGAATAGTTCAGACATGATCTCAGCTCTCGATTTCTACTTTCAG CTATGTTCCATCGAGGTTACTTGCGAGTCAGGGAGCGTCATGGCTGCCACTCTAGCTAACGGAGGAATCTGTCCAATCACAGGCGAGCGTGTGCTGAGTGCAGAGGCTGTGAGAAACACTCTCTGTCTCATGTACTCCTGTGGCATGAATGACTTCTCTGGCCAGTTTGCTTTCCAT GTGGGCTTGCCAGCTAAGTCAGGAGTGTCTGGTGCTATACTTTTGGTAGTTCCTAATATCATGGGAGTGATGTGCTGGTCCCCACCGATTGATCGTGTGGGCAACAGTGTACGAGGCGTGCACTTCTGTCAG GAGCTGGTTTCTCTCTTTAACTTCCATAATTATGACAATCTGAGACACTTTGCCAAGAAACTGGATCCTCGCAGACAGTCTGGCCATCAGAGG AACAAGGCTGTAATTGAGCTGATGTTTGCAGCATACAGTGGAGATGTCTCAGCGCTCAGGAG GTTTGCTTTGTCAGCAGTGGATATGGAGTTGAGGGATTATGATTCTCGGTCGGCTTTGCATTTGGCTGCTGTAGAAG GTCATCTGGAAGCTGTTAAGTTCTTAACAGGGACGTGCAGAGTAAATCCTCATGTTAAGGACAG GTGGGGAAACACACCCCTGGATGATGCTATACAGTTTGGACAGGACACTGTGGTTGAGGTGTTAAAGGAATATCAGCGCATTTACTCCCACACCCTGGTGCCTGAAGAGATCAGCACAGACGCGCACGGTGAGGCAGAACTGGATGCAAATGATCTGAGCAAGATGGATActctggaggggtttgtgtga